From Streptomyces durmitorensis, a single genomic window includes:
- a CDS encoding branched-chain amino acid ABC transporter permease: MSEVLARGRELRSRGRTRLTRPRTYVWIAGAVLLLALPFYLDRFWLQAGLFAMAAAIGAIGLNLLTGATGQLSMGHAFFLAIGAYGYCVFAGDGEDGLTGLGLPTWIAATLAVIVAGIAGGLFSPIAGRLRGAYLGIATLALIFIGQHVLFNAHDLTGGSNGRDVPPLSLFGITFDDSELVVAAVPFGSSEKLWYAGLFLLFGCGLFARGVLRGRPGRAMNAIRDHRIAAGVIGVPVARYRAGVFVLSSMYAGLAGVLLALVFQRTVPDYFGITLSLEYLAMIVIGGLGSVAGAVAGAAVVSLLPQLLTRYSDALPLVSAPGSGGITPGEASRYLYGAAVVAVVLFLPGGLASFAARRSRPTSGPTPGEER, from the coding sequence GTGTCTGAAGTCCTGGCCCGTGGGCGGGAGTTGCGCTCCCGAGGCCGTACGCGGCTGACGCGCCCGCGGACGTACGTCTGGATCGCGGGTGCCGTCCTCCTGCTCGCCCTGCCCTTCTACCTCGACCGGTTCTGGCTCCAGGCGGGCCTCTTCGCCATGGCGGCCGCGATCGGCGCCATCGGCCTCAACCTCCTCACCGGCGCGACCGGCCAGCTCTCCATGGGGCACGCCTTCTTCCTCGCGATCGGCGCGTACGGATACTGCGTCTTCGCGGGGGACGGGGAGGACGGCCTGACCGGACTCGGGCTCCCCACCTGGATCGCGGCCACCCTCGCCGTGATCGTCGCGGGGATCGCGGGCGGGCTCTTCAGCCCCATCGCGGGGCGTCTGCGCGGCGCGTACCTCGGCATCGCGACCCTCGCCCTGATCTTCATCGGGCAGCACGTGCTCTTCAACGCCCACGACCTGACCGGCGGCTCCAACGGACGCGACGTGCCGCCCCTGAGCCTCTTCGGCATCACCTTCGACGACAGCGAGCTCGTCGTGGCCGCCGTGCCGTTCGGGTCGTCGGAGAAGCTCTGGTACGCAGGGCTCTTCCTCCTCTTCGGCTGCGGACTCTTCGCCCGCGGCGTGCTGCGCGGGCGGCCGGGGCGCGCCATGAACGCCATCCGCGACCACCGCATCGCCGCAGGCGTCATCGGGGTGCCCGTCGCCCGCTACCGTGCGGGCGTCTTCGTCCTGTCGTCGATGTACGCGGGCCTCGCCGGGGTCCTGCTGGCCCTCGTCTTCCAGCGCACGGTGCCGGACTACTTCGGCATCACGCTGTCCCTCGAATACCTCGCCATGATCGTCATCGGCGGCCTCGGCTCGGTGGCGGGCGCGGTGGCCGGTGCGGCCGTCGTGTCCCTCCTTCCGCAGCTCCTGACCCGGTACAGCGACGCGCTGCCCCTGGTCTCGGCCCCCGGCAGTGGCGGGATCACACCGGGTGAGGCGTCCCGATATCTGTACGGTGCCGCCGTCGTGGCGGTGGTGCTGTTCCTGCCCGGCGGCCTGGCCAGCTTCGCCGCCCGGCGCTCCAGGCCGACGTCCGGCCCAACTCCAGGGGAGGAACGATGA
- a CDS encoding branched-chain amino acid ABC transporter permease, which yields MTTFVELLLNGLAMGSVYALIALGFVVIFRATEVVNFAHASLLLAGGYITAILHDDIGFWPALLVGIAGAAVVGAAIEFLVMRRYRGSDHSVLAIVTIGVDILLTTELTRRLGTDVLSLGDPWGDSVLTIGSVSIAHTRIAAFVSAALLITVFLLAFRYTSWGVAMRAAAESPETAALMGVRLGRVSLGAWAVAGGLAAVAALFLTVFPTPGLERATSLAALKAFPAAILGGLDSTTGALVGGLVVGVTESLATGYQSELTFLGRGLGDLAPYLVMTIILLIRPAGLFGTKELTRV from the coding sequence ATGACCACCTTCGTCGAGCTGCTTCTCAACGGTCTCGCGATGGGCTCCGTCTACGCCCTCATCGCTCTCGGCTTCGTCGTCATCTTCCGGGCCACCGAAGTCGTGAACTTCGCGCACGCCTCGCTGCTCCTGGCCGGCGGCTACATCACCGCGATCCTCCACGACGACATCGGCTTCTGGCCGGCGCTGCTCGTCGGCATCGCGGGCGCCGCCGTCGTCGGCGCCGCCATCGAGTTCCTCGTCATGCGGCGCTACCGGGGCTCGGACCACAGCGTCCTCGCCATCGTCACCATCGGCGTCGACATCCTGCTCACCACCGAACTCACCCGCCGCCTGGGCACCGACGTTCTCTCCCTCGGCGACCCCTGGGGCGACTCCGTGCTCACCATCGGGTCGGTCTCCATCGCCCACACGCGGATCGCCGCGTTCGTCTCCGCCGCGCTCCTGATCACCGTCTTCCTGCTCGCCTTCCGCTACACCTCCTGGGGTGTGGCGATGCGCGCCGCGGCGGAGAGCCCGGAGACGGCGGCCCTGATGGGCGTGCGCCTGGGCAGGGTCTCGCTCGGCGCCTGGGCGGTGGCGGGCGGCCTGGCCGCCGTGGCGGCGCTCTTCCTCACCGTCTTCCCGACCCCGGGGCTCGAACGGGCCACCTCGCTGGCCGCGCTGAAGGCGTTCCCCGCCGCGATCCTCGGCGGGCTCGACTCCACCACGGGCGCTCTCGTCGGCGGGCTCGTGGTCGGGGTCACCGAGTCGCTCGCCACCGGGTACCAGAGCGAACTGACCTTCCTGGGAAGGGGTCTCGGCGACCTCGCGCCCTACCTCGTGATGACCATCATTCTCCTCATCCGGCCCGCCGGACTCTTCGGCACGAAGGAGCTCACCCGTGTCTGA
- a CDS encoding ABC transporter ATP-binding protein: MGGSGLVVQDASVGYGPVRALRQVSIEVPDGAVVAVLGGNGAGKSTLLRAISRTLAFHRGALTTGSIHFGGRRIDGLHADRVVAAGVSQVPEGRRVFARMTVADNLRAGALGSAGSRAAKARALERVHELFPVLAERAGQRAGLLSGGEQQMLAVARALMGSPKLLLLDEPSLGLAPLMAARIADTIQEINAQGTSVLLVEQNAALALRLASRAYVLDVGEVALAGPADELSASDEVRRRYLGVVDETAAADASRGVSALPVLRRWAGRR, translated from the coding sequence GTGGGTGGTTCCGGACTGGTCGTACAGGACGCGTCGGTCGGATACGGACCGGTGCGCGCACTGCGCCAGGTGTCGATCGAGGTACCGGACGGCGCCGTCGTCGCGGTGCTCGGCGGCAACGGCGCGGGCAAGTCGACGCTCCTGCGCGCCATTTCACGCACCCTCGCCTTCCACCGGGGTGCGCTCACCACCGGCTCCATCCACTTCGGCGGGCGGCGCATCGACGGACTCCACGCGGACCGGGTGGTCGCCGCCGGAGTCTCCCAAGTCCCCGAAGGAAGAAGGGTGTTCGCCCGGATGACCGTCGCCGACAACCTGCGGGCGGGTGCGCTCGGCTCCGCGGGAAGCCGGGCCGCGAAGGCCAGAGCCCTGGAGCGCGTCCATGAACTCTTCCCGGTGCTCGCCGAGCGCGCGGGCCAGCGGGCCGGGCTCCTCTCGGGCGGCGAGCAGCAGATGCTCGCGGTGGCCAGGGCGCTGATGGGCTCGCCGAAGCTGCTGCTCCTGGACGAACCCTCCCTGGGACTCGCCCCGTTGATGGCGGCACGCATCGCCGACACCATCCAGGAGATCAACGCCCAGGGCACCTCGGTGCTCCTCGTCGAACAGAACGCGGCACTTGCGCTGCGCCTCGCGTCGCGTGCGTACGTCCTGGACGTGGGCGAAGTGGCACTGGCGGGACCGGCGGACGAGCTGTCCGCGTCCGACGAGGTACGCCGCCGCTACCTCGGCGTGGTCGACGAGACCGCGGCGGCCGACGCCTCGCGCGGGGTCAGCGCACTGCCGGTGCTGCGGCGATGGGCGGGACGACGATGA
- a CDS encoding PucR family transcriptional regulator, with amino-acid sequence MSGRRPRTGHDWKVLEEACVALLPRVPELVDEHLRQLFEHSPVYARVLPYDQQWREAEDAMRIGIETISAPRASPRRDLEYAEEAGRRRAQQGLPLDLVVHSYRNAGYLVWDSLLEGTVGQDPEKLAVLMRSATMVWSAVDAQAAAASDAYRATEMELRRRTDEQLQALLDALLEGQSAPGLASQVAAGLDLPERGPYAVVVLRAERRDGRAAFHRQIQRAGFRFVWRMRTDREVGVVALGAEEGLDELTAALDGRCPGPGGISPVVAGLSELGHARRLAELALRTCPPDATGIVRLDQRMPTALVVSQPELAGRLVSDVFGEVLALEPADRAVLLETLDAWLACEGSAGRAAGRLYCHRNTVFNRLRRLEQLTSRSLARPRDLMEMTLALDAYRLAPG; translated from the coding sequence ATGAGCGGACGCAGGCCTCGGACGGGCCACGACTGGAAGGTGCTCGAGGAGGCGTGCGTGGCGCTGCTCCCCCGCGTTCCCGAGCTGGTGGACGAACATCTGCGGCAGCTCTTCGAGCACTCGCCGGTGTACGCGCGGGTGCTGCCGTACGACCAGCAGTGGCGGGAGGCGGAGGACGCGATGCGGATCGGCATCGAGACCATCTCGGCTCCCCGCGCGTCGCCGCGCCGCGATCTGGAGTACGCGGAGGAGGCGGGACGGCGCAGGGCCCAGCAGGGTCTGCCGCTCGACCTGGTGGTGCACTCGTACCGCAACGCGGGCTATCTGGTCTGGGACTCGCTGCTCGAAGGCACCGTGGGGCAGGACCCGGAGAAGCTCGCGGTCCTGATGCGGTCGGCGACGATGGTGTGGTCGGCGGTCGACGCCCAGGCCGCGGCGGCGTCCGACGCGTACCGGGCGACGGAGATGGAGCTGCGGCGCCGCACCGACGAGCAGCTTCAGGCGCTGCTCGACGCGCTCCTGGAGGGCCAGTCGGCCCCCGGGCTCGCCTCGCAGGTGGCCGCGGGGCTCGATCTGCCGGAGCGCGGGCCGTACGCGGTGGTGGTCCTGCGGGCCGAGCGGCGTGACGGGCGTGCCGCGTTCCACCGGCAGATCCAGCGGGCCGGGTTCCGTTTCGTCTGGCGGATGCGGACCGACCGTGAGGTGGGGGTGGTGGCGCTCGGGGCGGAGGAGGGCCTTGACGAGCTGACGGCCGCGCTCGACGGGCGGTGCCCGGGACCCGGCGGCATCAGCCCTGTGGTGGCGGGGCTCTCCGAGCTGGGCCACGCGCGGCGCCTGGCCGAGCTGGCACTGCGTACGTGTCCGCCGGACGCGACCGGGATCGTGCGGCTCGACCAGCGGATGCCGACGGCCCTGGTGGTGAGCCAGCCGGAGCTGGCGGGGCGTCTGGTGTCGGACGTCTTCGGGGAGGTCCTCGCCCTGGAGCCGGCCGACCGGGCGGTGCTCCTGGAGACGCTGGACGCCTGGCTCGCGTGCGAGGGGTCGGCTGGGCGGGCCGCGGGGCGGCTCTACTGCCACCGGAACACGGTGTTCAACCGCTTGCGGCGGCTTGAGCAGCTGACCTCGCGGTCGCTTGCGCGGCCTCGGGATCTGATGGAGATGACGTTGGCTCTCGACGCGTATCGGCTGGCGCCGGGCTGA
- a CDS encoding glycerate kinase, producing MADAAGTAGHVLIAADKFKGSLTAVQVAERVTAGLRRVAPHVEVEALPVADGGDGTVAAAVAAGFERREVRVTGPLGDEVTAAYALRDGTAVVEMAEASGLQLLPEGVFAPLTSTTYGSGELLRAALDAGARTIVFGVGGSATTDGGAGMLAALGAVFLDAEGAPVAPGGGPLASLATADLSGIDKRFASVDLVLASDVDNPLTGPKGAPAVYGPQKGASPQDVAELDAALAHFARVLSDAVGSSALEYAQSPGAGAAGGIGYGALVGLDASFRPGIEVMLDVLGFAPALARASLVITGEGSLDEQTLHGKAPAGVAAAARAAGVEVVAVCGRLALPAEALGKAGIRRAYALTDVEPDVARCIAEAGPILETVAEGIARDFLS from the coding sequence GTGGCGGACGCTGCTGGGACGGCGGGGCATGTGCTCATCGCCGCGGACAAGTTCAAGGGCTCACTCACGGCCGTGCAGGTCGCGGAGCGGGTGACGGCCGGGCTTCGCCGCGTCGCCCCGCACGTGGAGGTCGAGGCCCTGCCGGTGGCCGACGGCGGCGACGGCACGGTGGCCGCGGCGGTCGCCGCCGGTTTCGAACGCCGTGAGGTACGGGTCACGGGACCGCTCGGCGACGAGGTCACCGCGGCGTACGCGCTGCGGGACGGGACCGCGGTGGTGGAGATGGCGGAGGCGTCGGGCCTCCAGCTGCTGCCCGAGGGAGTCTTCGCGCCGCTCACGTCCACGACGTACGGCTCCGGGGAACTGCTGCGCGCGGCGCTCGACGCGGGCGCGCGGACGATCGTCTTCGGCGTCGGAGGCAGCGCGACGACGGACGGCGGCGCCGGAATGCTGGCCGCGCTCGGTGCGGTGTTCCTGGACGCGGAGGGCGCGCCGGTGGCGCCGGGCGGCGGACCGCTGGCCTCGCTGGCCACGGCCGACCTGTCCGGCATCGACAAGCGGTTCGCCTCGGTGGACCTGGTCCTTGCCAGCGACGTGGACAACCCGCTGACCGGCCCGAAGGGCGCTCCCGCGGTGTACGGGCCGCAGAAGGGGGCGAGCCCTCAGGACGTGGCCGAGCTGGACGCGGCCCTCGCGCACTTCGCGCGGGTGCTCTCCGATGCGGTGGGCTCCTCCGCCTTGGAGTACGCACAGTCCCCGGGAGCCGGAGCGGCAGGCGGCATCGGCTACGGCGCTCTCGTCGGGCTCGACGCGAGCTTCCGGCCCGGCATCGAGGTCATGCTGGACGTCCTCGGCTTCGCGCCCGCGCTTGCGCGGGCGTCCCTTGTGATCACGGGGGAGGGCTCGCTGGACGAGCAGACCCTCCACGGCAAGGCTCCCGCGGGCGTCGCGGCGGCGGCCCGCGCGGCGGGCGTCGAGGTCGTGGCGGTCTGCGGCCGCCTGGCCCTTCCGGCGGAGGCCCTGGGCAAGGCGGGGATCCGCCGCGCGTACGCCCTCACTGACGTGGAGCCGGATGTCGCCCGGTGCATTGCCGAGGCGGGGCCCATCCTGGAAACGGTGGCTGAGGGCATCGCGAGGGACTTCCTGAGCTAG
- a CDS encoding ADP-ribosylglycohydrolase family protein, which translates to MTPVHTELADRVLGGWIGRIAGNMLGKPIERGDYWTRERIERYLRQADALPLTDYLPEPPSWVEEFQLRPEWQSCVRGGVHGSCRDDDVDYAILGLHLLETHGFTFSTEQVGELWLLRLPYLQTFTAERAAYRNLANGLKPPLTATYENSCQEWIGALIRADVFGWTNPGAPRRAASLARRDAVLSHTGNGVYGAMWAAALVSAAFTAVTPRAALDVAFGVIPSSCRLARTVRRVVTLHEAGLSWEETLATAEAETSGLGWVHVVPNSAVLTAGLLYGDGDFTRTIALTVRGGLDTDSNGATAGSVAGVLCGAKAIPAQWRDPLEDRVRSAVFGFDGARISELAARTVELSTLST; encoded by the coding sequence ATGACCCCAGTGCACACGGAACTCGCCGACCGCGTCCTCGGCGGCTGGATCGGGCGGATCGCGGGCAACATGCTCGGCAAACCCATCGAGCGGGGCGACTACTGGACGCGCGAGCGCATCGAGCGCTATCTGCGCCAGGCCGACGCGCTGCCGCTCACCGACTATCTGCCCGAACCTCCCTCCTGGGTCGAGGAGTTCCAGCTCCGGCCCGAGTGGCAGAGCTGCGTGCGCGGCGGGGTGCACGGCAGCTGCCGTGACGACGACGTCGACTACGCGATCCTCGGACTGCACCTCCTGGAGACGCACGGGTTCACGTTCAGCACCGAGCAGGTCGGCGAGCTGTGGCTGCTGCGCCTTCCCTATCTGCAGACGTTCACCGCGGAGCGCGCCGCGTACCGGAATCTCGCGAACGGTCTCAAGCCGCCGCTCACCGCGACGTACGAGAACTCCTGCCAGGAGTGGATCGGCGCCCTCATCCGTGCCGACGTCTTCGGCTGGACGAACCCCGGCGCACCGCGCCGCGCCGCCTCGCTCGCCCGCCGGGACGCGGTGCTCTCGCACACCGGCAACGGCGTCTACGGGGCGATGTGGGCGGCAGCGCTCGTCTCGGCCGCGTTCACCGCGGTGACGCCGCGCGCCGCCCTGGACGTGGCGTTCGGCGTCATCCCGTCGAGCTGCCGGCTCGCCCGTACGGTGCGCCGGGTCGTCACCCTCCACGAGGCCGGGCTCAGCTGGGAGGAGACGCTGGCCACCGCCGAGGCGGAGACCTCCGGGCTCGGGTGGGTCCATGTGGTGCCGAACTCGGCCGTCCTGACCGCCGGACTCCTGTACGGGGACGGCGACTTCACCCGCACCATCGCCCTGACGGTGCGCGGCGGCCTCGACACCGACTCGAACGGCGCGACTGCGGGGTCCGTCGCGGGCGTTCTGTGCGGGGCCAAGGCGATCCCCGCACAGTGGCGGGATCCGCTCGAAGACCGGGTGCGCAGTGCGGTGTTCGGCTTCGACGGCGCGCGGATCAGCGAGCTGGCGGCACGGACGGTGGAATTGTCTACCCTTTCCACATGA
- a CDS encoding NUDIX domain-containing protein: protein MTAQDYATYIAGLPRIIAGAAALFRDSEGRILLVEPNYRDGWALPGGTVESDEGETPRQGARRETAEEIGLDVELGALLAVDWVPGAARPPLVAYLYDGGVLGDDQLKSIKLQDDELLSWRLVAREDLPEFLPGELGLRVRAGLEVLDAGAGAGAVELENGLRVG from the coding sequence ATGACCGCTCAGGACTACGCCACGTACATCGCGGGCCTCCCCCGCATCATCGCCGGGGCCGCCGCTCTGTTCCGGGACTCCGAGGGACGGATCCTGCTCGTCGAGCCCAACTACCGGGACGGGTGGGCGCTGCCCGGCGGCACCGTCGAGTCGGACGAAGGCGAGACACCTCGGCAGGGGGCACGCCGTGAGACCGCCGAGGAGATCGGCCTGGACGTCGAGCTGGGCGCGCTGCTCGCGGTGGACTGGGTGCCGGGTGCGGCGCGGCCGCCGCTGGTGGCCTATCTGTACGACGGCGGGGTGCTCGGCGACGACCAGCTGAAGTCGATCAAGCTTCAGGACGACGAGTTGCTCTCCTGGCGGCTCGTGGCCCGCGAGGACCTTCCGGAGTTCCTGCCGGGCGAGCTGGGGCTGCGGGTGCGGGCCGGGCTTGAGGTGCTTGATGCGGGGGCGGGCGCGGGGGCCGTGGAGCTGGAGAACGGGCTGCGGGTCGGCTGA
- a CDS encoding methylated-DNA--[protein]-cysteine S-methyltransferase has protein sequence MHRQHALIDSPYGPLTLVATDGTLSGLYMTEQRHRPPEETFGDRDTEPFGETISQLEAYFAGELREFALPMRLDGTPFQRTVWQQLQQIPYGETRTYGQLADLLGKPNASRAVGLANGKNPIGVIVPCHRVIGAGGSLTGYGGGLDRKQRLLAFEGATQGSEDALF, from the coding sequence ATGCATCGCCAACACGCCCTCATCGACAGCCCTTACGGCCCCCTGACCCTCGTGGCCACCGACGGCACCCTCAGCGGCCTTTACATGACAGAGCAGCGTCACCGCCCACCCGAGGAGACCTTCGGCGACCGCGACACGGAACCGTTCGGCGAGACGATCAGCCAGCTGGAGGCGTACTTCGCGGGCGAGTTGAGGGAGTTCGCCCTGCCCATGCGCCTCGACGGCACGCCGTTCCAGCGCACCGTCTGGCAGCAGCTCCAGCAGATCCCGTACGGAGAGACCCGTACGTACGGACAGCTGGCGGACTTGCTGGGCAAGCCCAATGCCTCGCGCGCCGTCGGCCTGGCCAACGGCAAGAACCCGATCGGTGTCATCGTGCCCTGCCACCGGGTGATCGGCGCGGGCGGCTCCCTGACCGGCTACGGCGGCGGACTCGACCGCAAGCAGCGGTTGCTGGCCTTCGAGGGCGCGACGCAGGGGAGCGAGGACGCCCTCTTCTGA
- a CDS encoding DNA-3-methyladenine glycosylase 2, producing MHTDAERCVRAVQSKDARFDGWFYTAVLTTRIYCRPSCPVVPPKPENMSFYPSAAACQQEGFRACKRCRPDSSPGSPEWNQRADLVARAMRLIGDGVVDRDGVPGLSTRLGYSTRQVERQLLAELGAGPLALARAQRAQTARLLIETTPLPMAEIAFAAGFSSIRTFNDTVREVFALAPSELRDRAPKAARQAAPNAPAPGTLSLRLPFRAPLNPDNLFGHLIATAVPGVEEWRDGAYRRTLRLPYGHGVVALTPAPDHIACRLSLTDMRDLTIAISRCRRMLDLDADPVAVDAQLSADPLLAPLVAKAPGRRVPRTVDEAEFAVRAVLGQQVSTAAARTHAARLVTAHGEPIDDPEGGLTHLFPAPEALAALDPEALALPRSRRTTLTTLVRHLADGSLRLGVESGWEEARARLTELPGFGPWTVEVIAMRALGDPDAFLPTDLGIRRAAQELGLPHTPAALTERAAAWRPWRAYAVQYLWAIDDHPINSIPA from the coding sequence ATGCACACCGACGCCGAGCGCTGCGTACGTGCCGTGCAGTCGAAGGACGCGCGTTTCGACGGATGGTTCTACACCGCCGTTCTGACCACCCGCATCTACTGCCGCCCCAGCTGCCCCGTAGTCCCCCCGAAGCCCGAGAACATGAGCTTCTACCCGAGCGCGGCAGCCTGCCAGCAGGAAGGGTTCCGGGCGTGCAAGCGGTGCCGGCCGGACAGCAGTCCTGGCTCGCCCGAGTGGAATCAGCGCGCCGACCTCGTGGCCCGCGCCATGCGTCTCATCGGGGACGGCGTGGTGGACCGCGACGGAGTCCCCGGCCTCTCCACCCGCCTCGGCTACAGCACCCGCCAGGTGGAACGCCAGCTCCTCGCGGAACTCGGCGCAGGCCCCCTCGCCCTGGCCAGGGCCCAGCGTGCCCAGACCGCACGCCTGCTCATCGAGACCACCCCGCTGCCCATGGCGGAGATCGCCTTCGCCGCCGGCTTCTCCTCGATCCGCACCTTCAACGACACCGTCCGCGAAGTCTTCGCCCTGGCCCCCAGCGAACTACGGGACCGCGCCCCGAAGGCAGCCAGGCAAGCAGCCCCGAACGCGCCCGCCCCCGGCACCCTCTCGCTCCGCCTCCCCTTCCGCGCCCCGCTCAACCCCGACAACCTCTTCGGCCACCTCATCGCCACCGCCGTACCCGGCGTCGAGGAGTGGCGCGACGGCGCCTACCGCCGCACGCTCCGCCTCCCCTACGGCCACGGCGTCGTCGCCCTCACCCCCGCCCCGGACCACATCGCCTGCCGCCTCAGCCTCACCGACATGCGCGACCTCACGATCGCCATCAGCCGCTGCCGCCGCATGCTCGACCTGGACGCGGACCCGGTCGCGGTGGACGCCCAGCTGAGCGCCGACCCGCTGCTCGCACCCCTCGTGGCCAAGGCGCCGGGCCGTCGGGTGCCGCGCACGGTCGACGAGGCGGAGTTCGCCGTACGCGCAGTGCTCGGCCAGCAGGTCTCCACGGCCGCCGCCCGCACCCACGCCGCACGCCTGGTCACCGCGCACGGCGAGCCCATCGACGACCCCGAGGGCGGCCTCACCCACCTCTTCCCCGCCCCGGAAGCCCTCGCCGCACTCGACCCGGAGGCGCTCGCCCTGCCGCGCAGCCGCCGCACCACCCTGACCACGCTCGTACGCCACCTCGCCGACGGATCGCTGAGGCTCGGCGTGGAGAGCGGCTGGGAAGAAGCCCGCGCCCGGCTCACCGAACTGCCCGGCTTCGGCCCCTGGACGGTCGAGGTCATCGCGATGCGGGCGCTCGGCGACCCCGACGCCTTCCTCCCCACCGACCTCGGGATCCGGCGCGCGGCACAGGAGCTCGGCCTCCCGCACACCCCGGCGGCCCTGACCGAACGGGCCGCGGCCTGGCGCCCCTGGCGGGCGTACGCGGTGCAGTACCTGTGGGCGATCGACGACCACCCCATTAACAGCATCCCGGCGTAG
- a CDS encoding phytoene desaturase family protein, whose amino-acid sequence MFDAVVVGAGPNGLTAAVELARRGFSVAVFEAKDTVGGGARTEELTLPGFRHDPCSAAHPLGINSPVFRTMPLDRYGLRWLQPQLPMAHPFTDGSAAVLSRSVAETAASFGPRDAGAYRRLIEPFVGKWDTLLQDFMALPSTALPRDPVTLARFGLAGLPPSTWLMRRFRDERARALFSGLVAHVIAPLGGIATGAVGMVFALAAHARGWPVARGGSQSISDALTAYLKDLGGAVHTDYEVKRLDDLPPARAYIFDTSPTALARIAGLGRSYEGYRYGASVFKIDYALDGPVPWTAKEAREAGTVQVGGSSAEIGAALHAASRENRAPDPPFLITVQPSLVDPSRAPAGKQVFWAYGHVPNGWDGDLTDAIERQLERFAPGFRDRVLARATAGPPEMAARNANYVGGDIACGAASGLQLLLRPKPSLFPYGTAHPAVFLCSSATPPGPGVHGMSGHNAAKAVWRRLRMA is encoded by the coding sequence ATGTTTGATGCCGTCGTCGTGGGGGCGGGACCGAACGGTCTGACCGCTGCCGTCGAGCTGGCCCGCCGTGGGTTCTCGGTGGCCGTGTTCGAGGCCAAGGACACCGTCGGTGGCGGGGCGAGGACCGAGGAGCTGACGCTTCCCGGGTTCCGGCACGACCCCTGTTCCGCCGCACACCCGCTGGGCATCAACTCACCCGTGTTCCGCACCATGCCCCTCGACCGGTACGGCCTTCGGTGGCTCCAGCCGCAGCTGCCCATGGCCCACCCCTTCACGGACGGCAGCGCCGCCGTGCTGTCCCGTTCCGTCGCCGAGACCGCCGCCTCGTTCGGGCCGCGCGACGCGGGGGCGTACAGAAGGCTCATCGAGCCCTTCGTCGGCAAGTGGGACACCCTCCTGCAGGACTTCATGGCGCTGCCGTCGACGGCGCTGCCGCGTGACCCCGTGACCCTCGCCCGCTTCGGCCTCGCGGGCCTGCCGCCCTCCACCTGGCTGATGCGGCGCTTCCGCGACGAGCGGGCCCGCGCCCTGTTCTCCGGGCTCGTCGCCCATGTCATCGCGCCGCTCGGCGGAATCGCCACCGGCGCCGTCGGCATGGTCTTCGCGCTGGCCGCGCACGCCCGCGGCTGGCCGGTGGCCCGGGGCGGTTCGCAGTCGATCTCGGACGCGCTCACCGCGTATCTGAAGGATCTGGGCGGCGCGGTCCACACGGACTACGAGGTCAAGCGGCTCGACGACCTGCCGCCGGCGCGCGCGTACATCTTCGACACCTCACCCACCGCACTCGCCCGGATCGCGGGTCTGGGGCGGAGCTATGAGGGCTATCGGTACGGCGCGAGCGTCTTCAAGATCGACTACGCCCTGGACGGACCCGTCCCGTGGACGGCGAAGGAGGCCAGGGAGGCGGGCACCGTGCAGGTGGGCGGCAGCAGCGCCGAGATCGGCGCCGCGCTGCACGCCGCCTCGCGCGAGAACCGCGCGCCCGATCCGCCGTTCCTGATCACCGTGCAGCCCAGCCTCGTCGACCCGTCCCGCGCGCCCGCGGGCAAGCAGGTCTTCTGGGCGTACGGCCATGTGCCGAACGGCTGGGACGGCGATCTCACCGACGCGATCGAGCGGCAGCTGGAGCGCTTCGCCCCCGGCTTCCGTGACCGCGTCCTCGCCCGCGCCACCGCGGGCCCACCCGAGATGGCCGCGCGCAACGCCAACTACGTGGGCGGCGACATCGCCTGCGGCGCGGCCAGCGGACTCCAGCTGCTGCTGCGCCCCAAGCCCTCCCTCTTCCCGTACGGCACCGCGCACCCGGCCGTGTTCCTCTGTTCGTCCGCGACGCCGCCCGGCCCCGGCGTGCACGGCATGTCGGGACACAACGCCGCGAAGGCGGTCTGGCGCAGGCTTCGCATGGCGTAG